From the Burkholderia mayonis genome, one window contains:
- a CDS encoding OsmC family protein, with the protein MSTYTAEVAWQKQEGEAFTDNRYSRKHEWRFDGGVRVPASSSPHVVRVPFSDPAAIDPEEAFVAALSSCHMLWFLSLAAQKKFVVTGYRDVAEGTMEKNAEGKEVMTRVVLKPHVTFGGERGPTREDVDGLHHAAHEACYLANSVKTEIGVEGNWAHERAPD; encoded by the coding sequence ATGTCGACCTATACGGCCGAAGTGGCGTGGCAGAAGCAGGAAGGCGAGGCGTTCACGGACAATCGCTACAGCAGGAAGCACGAGTGGCGCTTCGACGGCGGTGTCCGCGTGCCGGCGTCGAGTTCGCCGCATGTGGTGCGCGTGCCGTTTTCCGATCCGGCGGCGATCGATCCGGAAGAGGCGTTCGTCGCGGCATTGTCGAGCTGCCACATGCTGTGGTTCCTGTCGCTCGCCGCGCAGAAGAAGTTCGTGGTGACGGGCTATCGCGACGTGGCTGAAGGCACGATGGAAAAGAACGCCGAGGGCAAGGAAGTGATGACGCGCGTCGTGCTGAAGCCGCACGTGACGTTCGGCGGCGAACGCGGACCCACGCGCGAGGACGTCGACGGGCTGCATCACGCGGCACACGAGGCGTGCTATCTTGCGAACTCGGTCAAGACCGAGATCGGCGTCGAAGGGAACTGGGCGCACGAGCGCGCGCCCGACTGA
- a CDS encoding 3-keto-5-aminohexanoate cleavage protein: MVKTFYITAAPVGAVPKFLDPLEPKFIPDVLLGLLPADMREATTNALAANGWEAIPAGGIVREYGFDAPIDLAGYDGAREAASVPDALRQSGWAPNGAVWHRTSISHSLAQPPLITRTTLERLSSIELVRQIVLQLTTFGWTATDDGHLTWTHDRIHTYLSPDFVERIRADNAAVLDSLFENGWQTCGAGYWQPGKARSPYLPITADGIVEASREALREGAAAVHLHTRATDDQATLAIPGLNAPISIGSQRNHIVLEDYDHIMPALLDLEPSAILNLSTSARGDRRASQSPLRRAHLKRYGHAQLAPDVASFSPGPVVFQAGGGYDNPNAFLADQLAHFADVGVRPEIEVFNHTIVENSITLYQSPLVKAGVPVLFMLVAAVDQHHRDPVSGDTSDDSLIDVPTRKAIAKLLQAGTDDAHEKAVELAATQLRPTVDKLRDNFPSCKISLLLPGPFQAMLVDVAIALDLDGIRVGLEDALNVFDTRVPGGVRKACGTGDQVRWLRLELERRGIGIVDAETLRDELGMSRPDVALFRQAEAALAHYPADERLVSADTILDALRPIVDTYRKIEDRLATHLARPASLPTDPAALAEHVFTAARSFGVTIRSFVEELDRYEDHEYLVARYIQIPQALNFARELLVPRGHSIDAYDRALEDYARPGKTVTRDNASYSVRVDQFKPLPLRCLEYLVGIPCRYNSDYSNVVNLGLRQSPRYSATMALLYHALRELTLELRDRSNASHKACGPVWTVLETSAAAGEPPVRRDIAPDDLPAAIDSADWVVLPSTPTTNYPLGLKLSNGMAQLFHGFVAQIAADPTLRPPKQAPRDTPLRLLAITHSGRRDDGETVIEASMLHNRFALNADPAGSYFSQESQLIYERLMLPRLVDKPAKLAYTDRQLVRRDAAGFPLYLDGSRARRIKPEQIARLPFLKCFAHSSGIATAQQLDVQACRDGERLGLTSDELRTFFDRALFVSFGSAADIHLDWLGTSVVDVTAFNDVRSLAGTTSRHYVIQPGEHADVLQHCLVHTQPADYRYDHATPIWQEGQQGKIVARLTGVFLLDDHARLDDGHSIRRYLAASPLWLRQWIARFHDAPADTGAHAILVELQSSMIDYRASANQTTRRALA; the protein is encoded by the coding sequence ATGGTCAAGACCTTCTACATCACCGCAGCCCCCGTCGGCGCTGTCCCGAAGTTCCTCGATCCGCTGGAGCCGAAGTTCATCCCGGATGTCCTGCTCGGGCTGCTGCCCGCCGACATGCGCGAAGCGACGACCAACGCGCTCGCGGCAAACGGATGGGAGGCCATACCCGCAGGCGGTATCGTGCGCGAATACGGCTTCGACGCACCGATCGACCTGGCCGGATATGACGGCGCACGCGAAGCGGCGTCCGTGCCGGATGCGCTGCGCCAGAGCGGCTGGGCGCCGAACGGCGCCGTATGGCACCGCACGTCGATTTCACATTCCCTCGCTCAACCGCCGCTGATCACGCGCACCACGCTCGAACGCCTGTCGTCGATCGAGCTGGTCCGGCAGATCGTCCTGCAGCTCACGACATTCGGCTGGACCGCGACCGACGACGGGCATCTAACCTGGACCCACGATCGAATCCACACTTATCTGTCGCCGGATTTCGTCGAGCGAATTCGCGCCGACAACGCGGCCGTGCTCGATTCGCTGTTCGAAAACGGCTGGCAGACGTGCGGCGCCGGCTATTGGCAACCGGGCAAGGCGCGTTCGCCTTATCTGCCGATCACGGCGGACGGCATCGTCGAGGCTTCGCGCGAAGCCCTCCGCGAAGGCGCGGCGGCAGTCCACTTGCACACGCGCGCAACCGACGATCAGGCGACACTCGCCATTCCCGGGCTGAACGCTCCGATCAGCATCGGCTCACAGCGCAACCACATCGTGCTCGAAGACTATGACCACATCATGCCCGCGCTGCTCGACCTGGAGCCGTCCGCGATCCTGAATCTGTCGACGAGCGCGCGCGGCGACCGGCGCGCGTCGCAAAGCCCGCTGCGACGTGCGCACCTGAAGCGCTACGGCCATGCGCAGCTCGCGCCCGACGTTGCGTCGTTCAGCCCCGGCCCCGTCGTATTCCAGGCGGGCGGCGGCTACGATAACCCGAACGCGTTCCTCGCCGATCAGCTCGCCCATTTCGCGGACGTCGGCGTGCGGCCCGAGATCGAAGTGTTCAACCACACGATCGTCGAGAATTCGATCACGCTCTATCAATCACCGCTCGTCAAAGCCGGTGTGCCAGTGCTGTTCATGCTCGTCGCCGCGGTCGATCAGCACCATCGCGACCCCGTCAGCGGCGACACGAGCGACGACTCGCTGATCGACGTGCCCACGCGCAAGGCGATCGCGAAGCTGCTGCAAGCGGGCACCGACGATGCGCACGAGAAGGCCGTCGAACTCGCCGCCACGCAACTGCGCCCGACCGTCGACAAACTGCGCGACAACTTCCCGTCGTGCAAGATTTCTCTGCTGCTGCCAGGTCCGTTCCAGGCGATGCTCGTCGACGTGGCGATCGCGCTCGACCTCGACGGCATCCGCGTCGGCCTCGAAGACGCGCTGAACGTGTTCGACACGCGCGTGCCGGGCGGCGTGCGCAAGGCGTGCGGAACGGGTGATCAGGTTCGTTGGCTGCGGCTCGAGCTCGAGCGCCGCGGCATCGGCATCGTCGATGCCGAAACGCTGCGCGACGAGCTAGGCATGTCGCGTCCCGACGTCGCGCTGTTCCGGCAAGCGGAGGCGGCGCTCGCGCACTATCCGGCCGACGAGCGTCTCGTATCGGCGGACACGATCCTCGATGCGCTGCGGCCGATCGTCGACACGTATCGCAAGATCGAGGACCGGCTCGCGACCCACCTCGCGCGCCCGGCGTCGCTGCCGACCGATCCCGCCGCGCTCGCGGAGCACGTATTCACGGCCGCGCGCAGCTTCGGCGTTACGATTCGTTCGTTCGTCGAAGAACTCGATCGCTATGAAGACCACGAATATCTGGTCGCCCGCTACATCCAGATCCCGCAGGCGTTGAATTTCGCGCGTGAGCTGCTCGTGCCGCGCGGCCATTCGATCGATGCGTACGACCGCGCGCTCGAAGACTATGCGCGCCCCGGCAAGACCGTGACGCGCGACAACGCGAGCTACAGCGTGCGCGTCGACCAGTTCAAGCCGCTGCCGCTGCGCTGCCTCGAATATCTGGTCGGGATTCCTTGCCGATACAACAGCGACTACAGCAACGTCGTCAATCTCGGCCTGCGCCAGAGCCCGCGCTACAGCGCGACGATGGCGCTGCTCTATCACGCGCTGCGCGAGCTCACGCTCGAGTTGCGCGACCGCTCGAACGCGTCGCACAAGGCGTGCGGCCCTGTCTGGACCGTGCTCGAGACGTCGGCGGCAGCGGGCGAGCCGCCCGTACGCCGCGACATCGCGCCGGACGATCTGCCAGCCGCGATCGACAGCGCCGACTGGGTCGTGCTGCCCAGCACGCCGACCACGAACTATCCGCTCGGCCTCAAGCTGTCGAACGGAATGGCTCAGCTATTCCACGGCTTCGTCGCGCAGATCGCCGCCGATCCGACGCTGCGCCCGCCCAAGCAGGCGCCACGCGACACGCCGCTGCGCCTGCTCGCGATCACGCATTCGGGACGCCGCGACGACGGCGAAACAGTGATCGAAGCCAGCATGCTGCACAACCGCTTCGCGCTGAACGCGGATCCGGCCGGCAGCTACTTCAGCCAGGAATCGCAGCTGATCTACGAGCGCCTGATGCTGCCGCGCCTCGTCGACAAGCCGGCCAAGCTCGCCTACACGGACCGGCAGCTCGTGCGCCGCGACGCGGCAGGATTCCCGCTGTATCTGGACGGCTCGCGCGCACGACGCATCAAGCCCGAGCAGATCGCACGGCTGCCGTTCCTCAAGTGCTTCGCGCACAGCTCCGGGATCGCGACCGCGCAGCAACTGGACGTGCAGGCGTGCCGCGACGGCGAGCGTCTCGGCCTCACGAGCGACGAACTCCGGACGTTCTTCGATCGTGCGCTCTTCGTGTCGTTCGGCTCCGCTGCGGACATCCACCTGGACTGGCTCGGCACGTCGGTCGTCGACGTGACCGCCTTCAACGACGTGCGCAGCCTCGCCGGCACCACGAGCCGTCATTACGTGATTCAGCCGGGCGAACATGCGGACGTGCTGCAGCATTGCCTCGTGCACACGCAGCCCGCCGACTATCGCTACGATCACGCGACGCCGATCTGGCAGGAAGGCCAGCAGGGCAAGATCGTCGCACGGCTAACGGGCGTGTTCCTGCTCGACGACCACGCGCGACTCGACGACGGCCACTCGATTCGCCGCTACCTGGCCGCGAGCCCGTTGTGGCTTCGTCAGTGGATCGCGCGATTCCACGACGCGCCCGCCGACACCGGCGCGCATGCGATCTTGGTCGAACTGCAGTCGTCGATGATCGACTACCGGGCGAGCGCGAATCAGACGACGCGGCGAGCGCTCGCGTAA
- a CDS encoding HAD-IA family hydrolase, with protein sequence MSLTRFKVLTFDVVGTLIDFERGMLDYVHDAAPDARITDEDFLRAYRIARKDANATWYPDDLVRCWHAVAPALGLPDDDAIARGFRDSVARWPAFDDSVDALKRLRKHFKLVTMTNAQQWALEHFSATLDHPFDLELSCDDALCEKPDPRYFAYARGRFEGAWGYRQEDNLHVAQSQYHDIGVSMGLGIATCWIERRHAQQGSGGTIESEISRPDHHFRSLAELADAVDAGR encoded by the coding sequence ATGAGCCTCACCCGATTCAAAGTTCTGACCTTCGACGTCGTCGGCACGTTGATCGACTTCGAGCGCGGCATGCTCGACTACGTTCACGACGCCGCGCCCGACGCGCGAATCACCGACGAGGATTTCCTGCGTGCCTACCGCATCGCCCGCAAGGACGCGAACGCGACCTGGTATCCCGACGACCTCGTCCGATGCTGGCATGCGGTCGCGCCCGCGCTCGGCCTGCCCGACGACGATGCGATCGCCCGAGGTTTTCGCGACTCGGTCGCGCGCTGGCCCGCCTTCGACGATTCGGTCGATGCGCTGAAGCGCCTGCGCAAGCATTTCAAGCTGGTGACGATGACGAATGCGCAGCAGTGGGCGCTCGAGCATTTCTCCGCGACGCTCGATCACCCGTTCGACCTCGAACTGAGCTGCGACGACGCGCTATGCGAAAAACCCGATCCGCGCTACTTCGCGTATGCGCGCGGCCGTTTCGAAGGCGCGTGGGGCTACCGGCAGGAAGACAACCTGCACGTCGCGCAGAGCCAGTATCACGACATCGGCGTATCGATGGGGCTCGGCATCGCGACTTGCTGGATCGAGCGCCGCCATGCGCAGCAAGGCTCGGGCGGCACGATCGAATCCGAGATCTCCCGCCCCGACCATCACTTCCGTTCGCTTGCGGAACTCGCGGACGCGGTCGACGCCGGCCGTTGA
- a CDS encoding MFS transporter, with protein sequence MPAAPAAPSNAARASAAARLERLPFSGYHKLIFVIIAIAFFFDSVDLGTMTFVLGSIKREFGLSTATAGLAASASFFGMVLGAAVAGLLADRFGRRPVLQWSMVLWGAASYLCSTAQSVDALIVYRVLLGIGMGMEFPVAQTLLSEFVPAAKRGRLIALMDGFWPLGFITAGIVSYFVLPLFGWRTVLALLALPAVFVLVVRRLVPESPRWLEHHGRFAEAERVLAHVETKVMQSARVSSLPAPSRLAEPVAVRGRGAFREIWSAAYRRRTTMVWLLWFFALLGFYGLTSWLGALLQQAGFAVTQSVFYTVLISLGGIPGFLCAAWLVECWGRKPTCIASLVGGGAMAYAYGQSALFGGSVTLLVCTGLAMQFFLFGMWAVLYTYTPELYGTGARATGSGFASAIGRVGSLIGPYAIGVVLPIFGQGGVFTLGALSFVVAALTVGVLGIETKGMALEALASPDDASDTARDPAGAAAN encoded by the coding sequence ATGCCAGCCGCCCCCGCCGCCCCTTCGAACGCCGCGCGCGCCAGCGCCGCCGCCCGCCTCGAACGATTGCCGTTTTCCGGCTATCACAAGCTCATCTTCGTGATCATCGCGATCGCGTTCTTCTTCGATTCGGTCGACCTCGGCACGATGACCTTCGTGCTCGGCTCGATCAAGAGGGAGTTCGGCCTGTCGACCGCGACAGCCGGCCTCGCCGCCAGTGCGAGCTTCTTCGGGATGGTGCTCGGCGCCGCAGTCGCGGGCCTCCTCGCCGACCGGTTCGGCCGGCGCCCCGTGCTCCAGTGGAGCATGGTGTTGTGGGGCGCGGCGTCGTACCTGTGCTCGACCGCACAGAGCGTCGACGCACTGATCGTCTACCGCGTGCTGCTCGGCATCGGCATGGGGATGGAGTTTCCGGTCGCGCAGACGCTGCTATCCGAGTTCGTCCCCGCCGCGAAGCGCGGCCGTTTGATCGCGCTGATGGACGGCTTCTGGCCGCTCGGCTTCATCACCGCCGGGATCGTTTCGTACTTCGTATTGCCGCTGTTCGGCTGGCGCACCGTGCTTGCGCTGCTCGCGCTTCCCGCCGTGTTCGTGCTCGTCGTGCGCCGACTCGTGCCGGAATCGCCGCGCTGGCTCGAGCATCACGGCCGGTTCGCCGAGGCCGAGCGCGTGCTCGCGCACGTCGAGACGAAAGTGATGCAGTCCGCGCGCGTCTCGAGCCTGCCGGCGCCATCGCGACTCGCGGAGCCCGTCGCCGTGCGCGGCCGAGGCGCATTCCGCGAAATCTGGAGCGCCGCTTACCGTCGCCGCACGACGATGGTATGGCTGCTGTGGTTCTTCGCGCTGCTCGGATTCTACGGCCTCACGTCGTGGCTCGGCGCACTGCTGCAGCAAGCCGGCTTCGCCGTCACGCAATCGGTGTTCTATACGGTGCTGATCTCGCTCGGCGGCATCCCCGGCTTCTTGTGCGCCGCTTGGCTCGTCGAGTGCTGGGGACGCAAGCCGACGTGCATCGCTTCGCTCGTCGGCGGAGGCGCGATGGCTTACGCATACGGCCAAAGCGCGCTGTTCGGCGGCAGCGTGACGCTGCTCGTCTGCACAGGGCTTGCAATGCAGTTCTTCCTGTTCGGGATGTGGGCGGTGCTCTATACGTACACGCCGGAGCTGTACGGCACGGGCGCGCGCGCGACGGGCTCGGGTTTCGCATCGGCAATCGGGCGGGTCGGCTCGCTGATCGGCCCGTATGCGATCGGCGTCGTGCTGCCGATCTTCGGGCAAGGCGGCGTATTCACGCTCGGTGCGCTGTCGTTCGTCGTCGCTGCGCTTACGGTCGGCGTGCTGGGTATCGAGACGAAAGGCATGGCGCTCGAGGCGCTCGCATCGCCGGATGACGCGAGCGACACCGCGCGTGATCCCGCCGGCGCGGCTGCAAACTGA
- a CDS encoding 2-hydroxyacid dehydrogenase, whose product MKPQLLVLIPLRDHAYAQLADVFDVIYAPDPGERRHAMTERGAAVRAVLTNGTTGLLADEIARLPNLEFVGALGAGYENVAVAGARSRGIVVVNGAGTNDDCVADHAFALLLAAVRGVVKLDAACRAGVWRDALPMQPNVSGKKLGIVGLGNIGQKVARRAAGFDLEIGYHNRTPREGVAYRYFADLEALARWADFLVIATPGGAATQHLIDARILGALGEHGFLVNVSRGSVVDTAALADALRAGRIAGAGLDVYEGEPEPPSALIGLDNVVLTPHLGGWSPEALDRSVRQFLDNAARHFAGQPVLTPI is encoded by the coding sequence ATGAAGCCCCAGCTTCTCGTGCTGATCCCGCTGCGCGATCATGCGTACGCGCAACTTGCCGACGTATTCGACGTCATCTACGCGCCCGACCCCGGCGAGCGCCGCCACGCGATGACGGAACGCGGCGCCGCCGTGCGCGCCGTGCTGACGAACGGCACTACCGGTCTGCTCGCCGACGAGATTGCACGCCTGCCGAACCTCGAGTTCGTCGGCGCGCTCGGCGCCGGCTATGAGAACGTCGCGGTTGCCGGCGCGCGCTCGCGCGGGATCGTCGTCGTCAACGGCGCCGGCACCAACGACGACTGCGTCGCCGATCACGCGTTCGCGCTGCTGCTCGCGGCGGTGCGCGGCGTCGTGAAGCTCGATGCGGCATGCCGTGCGGGCGTGTGGCGCGACGCGCTGCCGATGCAGCCGAACGTTTCCGGCAAGAAGCTCGGGATCGTCGGCCTCGGCAACATCGGCCAGAAAGTCGCGCGCCGCGCGGCGGGCTTCGACCTCGAGATCGGTTATCACAACCGCACGCCGCGAGAAGGCGTCGCGTACCGCTATTTCGCCGACCTCGAAGCGCTCGCGCGCTGGGCGGATTTTCTCGTCATCGCGACGCCGGGCGGCGCGGCGACGCAGCATCTGATCGACGCGCGCATTCTCGGTGCGCTCGGTGAGCACGGTTTTCTCGTCAACGTGTCGCGCGGCAGCGTCGTCGACACGGCGGCGCTTGCCGACGCACTGCGTGCGGGCCGCATTGCCGGCGCAGGGCTCGACGTCTATGAAGGCGAGCCTGAGCCGCCGAGCGCGCTGATCGGTCTCGACAACGTCGTGCTGACGCCGCACTTGGGCGGCTGGTCGCCGGAGGCGCTCGACCGTTCGGTGCGGCAGTTCCTCGACAACGCGGCGCGTCACTTCGCGGGGCAGCCGGTGCTGACGCCGATCTGA